A DNA window from Plasmodium brasilianum strain Bolivian I chromosome 12, whole genome shotgun sequence contains the following coding sequences:
- a CDS encoding DNA repair protein RAD5, whose amino-acid sequence MTTSNYLKNETKLYKDSVNTPNYYYDSDVIEIISLNDNEPKLGTATDSSGFEKSPETKISCNKLREASSDIEIIEDINDYNYNKIKLAKIKEFEKSNKKAQFVRDKGVFFEYYLGCIDTDSIILSSEICEVKNDKDIIISYEIIPKSTKRSYSPMYTLQINNNYVISNDYIKIMGRNIPTNTNKIKKKKVLTKKSIASAGNENYSELHYDSSKIISADKKYVEFEKGKNEVLKDINEGYSCIRIKHNNRDISKLKSQLSKTLSVLLVLNAIRIEIKLEKVSLSDLKFGGSLKTFIHVILYPDSFKIDTHKYHEYNSLIKSSVDHLFKELKITPLRLAKNVDMDSFESTNIKINKESLLLSSNSLLQIDNSSYNKRDRSGKNSGDNFSGFSTPHKALGFSSTSKKSILDSSSLSRTKEEEETLDTLSENEMEEKNEDATNLVFLEEKYRGGYLLEDFEEIYPDDYYFKPKLKTYQAEGIWWMYIRENPPEYLKTNNVKSDNIKEIVIDEISNMSKIRDIRKIRGMNKMNDMNKISDMNKISDMNKMSDMNKNNKFPEHSVKKEMQVHAIIKENFSIKSGENIRNYVVSQGQSINKGDQCKHDICYEPVHRKDKNDEEENKLVHIRKGDQEYNSGNNDYQGGIIRGEDVDDIRSCEDGRDNLKGDDFSDSRNRDDPVDSRNSAKPDGNIKGEGVDDRINEDGCGIRNNDDGDDIRNTVPLNPLWEEHAFIPNIKIYEKENIVCVLKYFYVNKLTGCFSLTYPQYVPPFRGGILADEMGLGKTIQSIGLITYDTYHNKIHIKNNDIENKNNFIYLIENTIKGSNFKKGGTLIVAPLALIYQWKQEMERHTKEGFLSFYIYYGSSKDISSEELAKYSVVLTTYSTLVSEYKNTLNKKSMHWEENDKGVGSGVRSGNNKKNGNNNGSSNNNNNNSSNSSGDKGGKSNYRNHRYGYKQENEEEECTPKEGENTVKEKKLNNFFMKTVLSKVLGTTSGSNVLKGSEEKKTNKIGNNVKMYPLYEITWRRIIIDEAHVIKNKNSFQSVAVWKLRGERKWCLTGTPIQNSLFDIFPLFRFLGIKPYGTIEWWNKEIVEYVNKNKLHLAFDVVRKISSPILLRRTKKSKTKNGDALISLPKKNIHLLKLEFSLEEEDFYRAIFYRSKTKFDTYMHDGNVLSHYSHVLQLLLRLRQCCSHPLLLFSKPFFEEWNKEDINDALQKKNDNSLVSQEKDEKNSKSLSKQMNTSETHEFIDKQIGDNLIYNFILSATNSKKVDDYLQELEILKNGSIMQCVICLEDAIFPLISKCLHIMCKKCADDYFHLTQIAEKKCPECNNYISLKSLKALQENKSPLDELLKKMKKENFVYSTKLKKLFDHVQNDMKNELHIVVFSQWIGLLKIIEKLLTLHNIPNKIYDGSLTYEQRKFTLHWFNVQKGKIYQPGVGFVKPSYYIPMENIAGKVLLCSLKAGGVGLNLTVSSKVYLMDLWWNPAIEDQAFERIHRIGQLKDVNIYKFVVEKTVEERILQIHQSKQYTANQILAQEGNKINSEMNLPPQKLGMDDFILMFKDWNSEE is encoded by the exons atgactacttcaaattatttaaaaaatgaaacgaaACTTTATAAAGATTCAGTTAACACACCtaactattattatgataGTGATGTCATTGAAATTATAAGTTTAAATGACAACGAGCCAAAGCTCGGTACTGCAACAGATTCAAGTGGTTTTGAAAAAAGCCcagaaacaaaaataagtTGCAACAAGCTGAGGGAGGCAAGTAGCGACA TTGAAATCATTGAAGATATAAACGActacaattataataaaataaaattagcaAAGATAAAAGAGTTtgaaaaatcaaataaaaaggcTCAATTCGTAAGGGATAAAGGAGTCTTTTTTGAGTATTACTTAGGTTGCATAGATACCGACTCAATAATTCTGTCTAGCGAAATATGTGAAGTTAAAAATGACaaagatataataataagcTATGAAATAATCCCGAAGTCAACCAAAAGATCTTATTCACCCATGTATACGTtacaaataaacaataattatgttatatCAAATgattatatcaaaataatgGGTAGAAATATTCcaacaaatacaaataaaataaaaaaaaaaaaagttttaacaaaaaaaagtattgcAAGTGCAggtaatgaaaattattcgGAGTTACATTATGACTCtagtaaaattatatcagcagataaaaaatatgtggaATTTGAAAAGGGTAAAAATGAGGtattaaaagatattaatGAAGGGTATTCATGTATAagaataaaacataataatagggatatttcaaaattaaaaagtcaGTTATCCAAAACGTTGAGTGTTCTTTTAGTTCTAAATGCTATAagaatagaaataaaattagaaaaagttTCTTTAAGTGATTTGAAGTTTGGTGGAAGTTTAAAAACATTCATTCATGTGATATTATATCCtgattcttttaaaatagaCACTCATAAATATCATGAATATAATTCTCTAATTAAAAGTAGTGTTgatcatttatttaaagagTTAAAAATTACTCCCTTGCGACTAGCCAAAAATGTGGATATGGATTCTTTTGAAAgtacaaatattaaaataaacaaagaaagtttattattatcttcaAACAGCCTACTTCAAATTGATAATTCCAGTTATAACAAAAGAGATAGGAGTGGTAAAAATAGCGGGGATAACTTCAGTGGGTTTAGCACACCACACAAGGCCTTAGGCTTTAGCAGTACTTCAAAAAAATCAATTCTAG ATTCATCATCATTAAGTAGAACGAAGGAGGAAGAAGAAACGTTAGACACATTAAGTGAAAATGAGATGGAGGAAAAGAACGAGGACGCTACAAATTTAGTTTTTTTGGAGGAAAAGTATAGAGGTGGGTACTTACTTGAAGACTTTGAAGAAATTTACCCAGATGATTATTACTTTAAGCCTAAGTTGAAGACATATCAAGCGGAGGGGATATGGTGGATGTATATCAGAGAAAACCCTCCGGAATATTTGAAGacaaataatgtaaaaagcGATAACATAAAGGAAATTGTAATTGACGAAATTAGTAACATGAGCAAAATTAGagatattagaaaaattaggggcatgaacaaaatgaacgACATGAACAAAATTAGCGACATGAACAAAATTAGCGACATGAACAAAATGAGCGAcatgaacaaaaataataaatttcctGAACATAGTGTGAAAAAGGAAATGCAGGTGCATGCCATAATTAAGGAGAATTTTTCTATAAAGTCAGGCGAAAATATCAGAAATTATGTAGTTTCTCAGGGGCAAAGTATCAACAAAGGAGACCAATGTAAGCACGATATTTGCTATGAACCTGTTCATAGGAAAGATAAAAACGATGAAGAAGAGAATAAACTTGTTCATATTAGAAAAGGGGACCAAGAATATAACAGTGGAAATAATGACTACCAAGGTGGTATTATAAGGGGTGAAGATGTCGATGACATTAGATCCTGTGAAGACGGACGTGACAACTTAAAAGGGGACGACTTCAGTGACAGTAGAAATAGGGATGACCCAGTTGACAGTAGAAATAGTGCTAAACCAGATGGGAATATAAAAGGGGAAGGTGTCGATGACCGTATAAACGAAGATGGATGTGGCATCCGAAACAATGACGACGGCGATGATATTAGAAACACAGTACCGCTTAACCCGCTGTGGGAAGAACATGCATTTATTccaaacataaaaatatatgaaaaggaaaacataGTGTgtgtattaaaatatttctatgtTAACAAACTAACAGGCTGCTTTTCTCTGACATATCCTCAGTATGTACCTCCTTTTCGAGGTGGTATATTAGCAGACGAAATGGGATTAGGTAAAACTATTCAAAGTATAGGTTTGATTACATATGATACATATCATAATaagatacatataaaaaacaatgaTATAGAAAAcaagaataattttatatatttaattgaaaataCGATAAAGGGATCTAATTTTAAGAAAGGAGGAACGTTAATTGTCGCACCATTGGCACTGATATATCAGTGGAAACAAGAAATGGAGAGACACACAAAGGAAGGGTTCTTAAGTTTCTACATATATTACGGTAGCTCAAAAGATATAAGTAGTGAAGAATTGGCAAAATATTCTGTTGTTCTGACCACCTACTCGACATTAGTATCCGAATATAAGAATACGTTAAATAAGAAAAGCATGCATTGGGAAGAAAATGACAAAGGTGTTGGGAGTGGCGTCCGTAGTGGTAACAACAAGAAAAATGGAAACAATAATGGcagtagtaacaataataataataatagtagtaacagTAGTGGTGATAAAGGTGGAAAAAGTAATTATAGGAACCATCGCTATGGGTATAAGCAGGAGAATGAGGAAGAGGAGTGCACGCCAAAAGAAGGGGAAAATACagttaaggaaaaaaaattaaataatttttttatgaaaactGTTTTAAGTAAAGTACTTGGCACAACTAGTGGTAGCAACGTGTTAAAAGGgagtgaagaaaaaaagacaaacAAAATAGGTAATAATGTAAAGATGTATCCATTATACGAAATAACATGGAGAAGGATAATAATAGATGAAGCACATGTTATAAAGAATAAGAATTCTTTTCAATCTGTTGCAGTATGGAAACTACGAGGAGAAAGAAAATGGTGCTTAACAGGTACACCTATACAGAATTcattatttgatatattcCCGTTATTTCGATTCCTTGGAATAAAACCATATGGAACCATTGAATGGTGGAATAAAGAAATTGTGGAATAtgtaaataagaataaattacATTTAGCCTTTGATGTAGTTAGGAAAATATCATCTCCTATTTTGTTaagaagaacaaaaaaatcaaaaacgAAAAATGGGGATGCGCTAATATctttaccaaaaaaaaatattcatttattaaaattagaattttCTTTAGAAGAGGAAGATTTTTATCGAgcaattttttatagaagtaaaacaaaatttgatacatatatgcatgatGGAAATGTATTAAGTCATTATTCTCATGTGTTACAACTACTTCTGAGACTGAGACAATGTTGTTCTCATccgctattattattttcaaaacctttttttgaagaatggaataaagaagatataaatgatgctttacaaaaaaaaaatgataattctTTAGTATCACaagaaaaagatgaaaaaaatagtaaatctCTCAGTAAACAAATGAATACTAGTGAAACACATGAATTTATTGATAAACAAATAGGagataatttaatatacaaCTTTATACTAAGTGCAACTAACTCAAAGAAGGTGGATGACTATTTACAAGaattagaaatattaaaaaatggaagcATCATGCAATGTGTTATATGTTTAGAAGATGCTATTTTCCCGTTAATAAGTAaatgtttacatataatgtgtaaaaaatgtgcagatgattattttcatttaactcaaatagcagaaaaaaaatgtccggaatgtaataattatattagttTAAAATCTTTAAAGGCATTACAAGAAAATAAATCGCCCCTTGATGAGCtgctaaaaaaaatgaaaaaggagaattttgtttattcaactaaattaaaaaaactatTCGATCATGTACAAAATGATATGAAAAATGAGTTACATATTGTCGTTTTTTCTCAATGGATAGGTCTCcttaaaattattgaaaaattattaacccTTCATAATATTCCaaacaaaatttatgatGGATCTTTAACTTATGAACAACGTAAGTTTACTCTCCATTGGTTTAATGTtcaaaagggaaaaatatatcaacCAGGAGTAGGTTTTGTAAAACCTTCTTATTATATACCTATGGAAAATATTGCTGGTAAAGTTTTATTATGCTCTCTAAAAGCAGGAGGAGTAGGCTTAAATTTAACCGTTTCATCAAAAGTATATCTCATGGACTTATGGTGGAATCCAGCCATAGAAGACCAAGCATTTGAGCGAATACACAGAATTGGGCAGTTAAAAGACGTAAACATTTACAAGTTTGTTGTTGAAAAAACAGTAGAAGAAAGAATTTTACAAATTCATCAAAGTAAACAGTATACAGCCAATCAAATCTTAGCACAAGAAGGCAACAAAATTAACTCGGAGATGAATCTTCCCCCACAAAAACTGGGAATGGATGACTTCATACTCATGTTCAAGGACTGGAATTCCGAGGAGTAG